The genomic region TACAAATGCAAAATCATGTAATAAACCAAAGTGCTTTGAAACTCTGTTGAATTGCAGGATGGTTTAGGTGACACAATCAGGGTTTCACTTACAGAGCCACCAGAGGAGGAAATAGATCCCTGCAGAAGAATGGCTAACCTTGGTATGAGAGCTGCTCAACTCCAGAAAGGGGTGGTAGGATTCTACAACTTCAATTAATTAGACAACATGTTTTAGCACTTCAAATACTGTCAGTTTGAGCTTTCTAtcttaaactcaaaatttcatcAGGCACCATTTGAGGAAAAGCACAGGCATTACTTTGATTTCCAGCGTCGATCTGGTCAATTGCCAACGCAAAAAGAGGTTAGCCATAAATGTCTCAGTCACGTAGTGTTAGTTATACCTGTGCCTCTGTTCAATTTTGAATGGATAATTTGTGCTTCATAGGGCGAAGAGGTGGATTACAGAGGTGTCTTGCATCGCGATGGCTCTGTTCTTATGTCAGTTTCCCTGGATCAGTTGAAGGTAACCTCTTCACACTATACTTCCTTGACTTATTTGGTGTGATTGGGAgcttattaattctttttcctgCTCTGCAGGCACCGGAACTCTTGTACAAGTCACTTGCATTAAAGCTGGTTGTTGGCATGCCATTTAAGGTCTATTCTTGGTCCATTTACTCATATAAAGATTGGCTACATTATGTGGGCTTTcatcaaaattgaattttcatATGTTGATCTAGGACTTGGCAACAGTGGACTCAATCATACTGAGGGAGCTTCCACCAGTAGATGACATTGATGCCGTAAGAATCTGACTTCTTTTGCTTagtttccttctctctctatctctctgcacttaacaagaaaaatggaaatgaCTGGTAGTATTATTTGTGTTATAACCAGCGGCTAGCTCTTAAAAGGTTGATAGACATAAGCATGGGGGTCATTACTCCTTTATCAGAGCAGCTAACAAAGCCATTGCCTAATGCTATGGCTCTGGTAAACCTCAAGGAACTATCAACTGGAGCTTACAAGCTTTTGCCAGAAGGTGCTGCTGCTTATTTTTAACATTGAATTCTTAAAGTATAGATGGTTGTCCTTGTTTATTCTTCTTGTTCATATGATATCAATTCATCACCTTGCAGGTACACGCTTGGTTGTATCTGTACGTGGTGACGAGCCTTATGAAGAGTTGGAAATCCTCAAAGGCATTGATGCTACAATGCTTCTTCATGACATACCCTACAATGAAGATAAAATCGGCAGAGTGCATGCAGCAAGGAGGTAATGTTTAATGACTTGAATTTTATTATCAGTCATAGATTAAAGGTGTAAGGTGGCTTGTTGAAAGCCAAGGTGGTATTGTTCATATAACTAAAGGAGTAAGGTGGCTTGTTGAAAGTCAATGTGTTAATTCATTGCTGAATTATCGGTAAAAGACATATGTTGGGTGTCATGTTCTGCCAGACAGGGAAACTGAATTCAAGCCACTTTGAATTGCCCTAGGTAGTGAGCTAAAATTTAGGTGATGACAAAGGAAAGAGGAAAATTGAAAAGGGAAAGGATCTAATAAGCACATTTGCTTATATTAATCATGAAATAGATAGAGAGATTTCCTCCTGTGGAATCTTCCACCATTGGCTGTCTTATGACCCATTACAAATATGTTTAGCATGCCAACTCAAATCCAAATCCAGATCTAGTTGCTGAGACAAGTACATGATTAAGCATGGCCTATGAAGCAAGCTATGAGCTATCTCTCTCTATTTTGGTCATGTTCCTCTTGTCGTTTCATGTTCCTTAGTGGTATAGTTTTGCTATCCTCTGCCTGCCATTCTCGGTCTCTGATACTTGAACATTTTGTTGCCGCAGGTTGTTTGAGTATCTTTCAGAGAATGCGTTGGATTTCCCTGTAATCCACCACATTCAGTTTCCAAATGGGATTCACAGGTAATTAACCCCATAGTGCTTGTTGATGAGGTCCAAGGTATGAATAGTTTTAGTTTATAATGTTTCTCTCTACATGCAGGGATGACTTGGTCATTAATGCTGGCACCAATGCTGGAGCCCTTCTGGTGGATGGACTTGGAGATGGTGTCTTGTTAGAAGCCCCAGACCAGGATTTCGACTTCCTCAGGAATACTTCTTTCAACTTACTACAGGGCTGTAGAATGAGGAATACCAAGACAGTATGAATCTTATCTTTGAGAGgaaaaaacctaaaacatatGAACTTCAAAATATTACAAAGCAACAACAATCTTGAGAGCTATATCTAATATGGCTGAATTCTGGTTGCAGGAGTATGTCTCATGCCCATCTTGTGGCAGAACTTTGTTCGACCTTCAAGAAATAAGTGCACAAATACGAGAAAAGACATCACACTTGCCTGGTGTTTCGGTAACTGATTATCCTCTCTGTGCTGTCTGACATAGGATTAAATTGCAGAAAATAATGTAAACTTCTGTTCTTTATCAGATTGCAATCATGGGTTGCATCGTCAATGGTCCTGGGGAAATGGCTGATGCAGATTTCGGATACGTAGGTGGTGCTCCTGGAAAAATTGACCTCTATGTTGGCAAGGTACTCCTATGATTTC from Theobroma cacao cultivar B97-61/B2 chromosome 9, Criollo_cocoa_genome_V2, whole genome shotgun sequence harbors:
- the LOC18590867 gene encoding 4-hydroxy-3-methylbut-2-en-1-yl diphosphate synthase (ferredoxin), chloroplastic, producing MATGAVPASFSGLKDRDSSLGFAKSMDFVRVCDLKRIKSGRTRISVIRNQNPGPDIAELQPASEGSPLLVPRQKYCESIHKTVRRKTRTVMVGNVALGSEHPIRIQTMTTTDTKDVAGTVEQVMRIADKGADIVRITVQGKREADACFEIKNTLVQKNYNIPLVADIHFAPSVALRVAECFDKIRVNPGNFADRRAQFETIEYTDEEYQKELEHIEKVFTPLVEKCKKYGRAMRIGTNHGSLSDRIMSYYGDSPRGMVESAFEFAKICRKLDYHNFVFSMKASNPVVMVQAYRLLVAEMYVHGWDYPLHLGVTEAGEGEDGRMKSAIGIGTLLQDGLGDTIRVSLTEPPEEEIDPCRRMANLGMRAAQLQKGVAPFEEKHRHYFDFQRRSGQLPTQKEGEEVDYRGVLHRDGSVLMSVSLDQLKAPELLYKSLALKLVVGMPFKDLATVDSIILRELPPVDDIDARLALKRLIDISMGVITPLSEQLTKPLPNAMALVNLKELSTGAYKLLPEGTRLVVSVRGDEPYEELEILKGIDATMLLHDIPYNEDKIGRVHAARRLFEYLSENALDFPVIHHIQFPNGIHRDDLVINAGTNAGALLVDGLGDGVLLEAPDQDFDFLRNTSFNLLQGCRMRNTKTEYVSCPSCGRTLFDLQEISAQIREKTSHLPGVSIAIMGCIVNGPGEMADADFGYVGGAPGKIDLYVGKTVVQRGIAMEHATDALIQLIKDHGRWVDPPAEE